In Candidatus Methylomirabilis sp., the sequence CGCTGATCCCGAGCGCGCCGCCGCTCCCCCCTTCCCCCGTCACGGCCACGACGATGGGCGCCCGGAGCTCCGCCATCTCCCGGAGGTTGCGGGCGATGGCCTCCGCCTGGCCCCGCTCCTCCGCCCCCAGCCCCGGGTAGGCCCCCGGGGTGTCCACGAACGAGATCACCGGCTTGCCGAACTTCTCCGCCAGCTTCATCGCCCGGAGGGCCTTCCGGTACCCCTCGGGGTTGGCCATGGCGAAGTTGCGCATGATCTTCTCTTTGGTGTCCCGCCCCTTCTGCTGGCCGATGATCACCACCGCGATGCCGTTCAGGCGGCCCAGGCCCGCGATGACGGCCTTGTCGTCGGCGAAGGCCCGGTCCCCGTGGATCTCCACGAAGTCGGTGATGAACGCCTTGATGTAGTCCATGGTGAAGGGGCGGTTCGGGTGCCGGGCGATCTGGCAGCGCTGCCAGGGGGTGAGCTTGGCCAGGGTGTCGGTTTGGAGCTTGGCGATCTTTTTCTCCAGCTTCCGGATCTCGTCGGAGAAGTCCACCTTCTCCCCGGTGGACATCTCCTGCAGCTCCCGGAGCTTGGCCTCCAGCTCCAGGATCGGGCGCTCGAAGTCGAGGGCGAACATGGCCGCCTCCTTCAGCGCGAGGGCTAGCGAGGCGAACCGGACACTATCGGCGCGGCCCCGAGGAGGGCACCGCCAGGCCGGCTCAGCATAGCGGAAAAGGCTGCCCCGGCAAAGAGGTGGCTCCGAAAAGGCAGCCTCCTAAGTTCGTTCCTGTTCGGGTTACCAGCAGCCCTAATTAGACCCTTTCTTCTCGAGCCCTTGTGTTTCGCCATTCCGTAGATGAAAATCCTCATCGCAAATAATCCGTACCGCACGTTTAGTAGATACGTTGATTTCGCAGAGCACCGATTGCGCAGCAACATTCGGCATGATCCCCGATGGTTCGAAGAAAAGTCTCTCGATTATAGTATTCGCCTGTTTCTCTGTTGCTTTTCTCGCAGGTTGTCCTAAAACAGCAATGATTTCGTGTTCCGTCATTCCCAGTCGTAGTGTCTTACATTTCTGGACGATCTGCCTGTGACGTGCTCCTTCCAACCAAAGCAGAAATACCCCAACGGTCACCACTAAGAAGACAACTCCAACCAAAGCTAGGTGCGTCTTATTCATTTGTTCTTGATTTTGGGGAGCTAAGGTTGCCCTCAGGATAGCCGAACCACCCGCCACGGCAAAGGAGTGGCCGCGAGCGATCGGCGGCAGCAGCTCAGGTTTAATAGAGCAGGAGGACGCTGCCGCGGCCGAGGAGCGCCTCCGCCGCCGCCACGAAGGCATCCCCGGCCGCGACGCCGCATCCCGGGTCCGCCTCCAGGAGGGCAGGGCCCCCGGGCACCTCGAGCGCCAGGGTGAGGGGCGCGGAGCCTGGGTGCTGGGCCACCAGCTCGCGCAGGCGTCGGAGAGCATCCGGCGTGGCCGCGGGCCCCCCCACGGTAAGTCGGACGGCCTGAGGAGCCTTCCCCCGGAACTTGTCGAGCGGCTCCACATCGCTCAGGAGCAGCTTGGCCGCATCCTCCGTGATGTCCACCTGCCCCGTGACCAGGACGGCAGCGTCCTTGACCAGGTGGAGCATCTTCGCCCGGTATAGGTCCGGGAAGGCCACGGTCTCCACGGAGCCGGTCTGGTCCTCCACGGTCACGAAGGCCATCCGGTCCCCATTCTTCGTCGAGATCTCCTTCACGGCGCTCACGATGCCGCAGACCCGGACCGTCTGCTTGTCCTTGAGCCCCGGCAGGGCGTCGATCCGGATCGCGTTCAGGCGCCTCGTCACGGCATCGTACTCGGCCAGCGGGTGGCCCGTGATGTAGAAGCCGAGCGTCTCCCGCTCCGCCGCCAAGAGCTCCGCTCGGGACCACTCCGGGACCTCGGGCAGGCCGGGGGCAGCGACCGCCGGAGCGCCGGCTGCCTCGAAGACTTCCAGGAGGGAGACCTGCCCCTGCGCCCGGTCCCGCTGGGCGGAGGACGCGGCTTCCATCGCCGCATCCACGGTCGCCATGAGCTGGGGACGCCGCGCGCCGAGCGAATCGAACGCCCCGCACTTGATGAGGCTCTCCAGCACCCGCTTGTTGACCAGCCGCAGGTCCACGCGCTGGCAGAAGTCGTAGAGGCTCGTGAACTTGCCTTTGGCCTTCCGGGACTCCAGGATGGAGTGGATCGCCAGATCCCCCACGTTCTTCACCGCCACGAGGCCGAAGCGGATCTTGTCCCCGACGACTTTGAAGCCGCTGTCGGACTCGTTCACGTCGGGCGGCAGGACCGTGATCCCCATCGCGCGGCACTCTTCGATGTACTTCACGATCTTGTCGGTGTCTGCCATTTCCGACGTGAGCAGGGCGGCCATGAACTCGACCGGGTAGTGCGCCTTCAGATAGGCGGTCTCGTAGGCCACAACCGCGTACGCCGCGGCGTGGCTGTTGTGGACCACGACCCCGTTGGCGATGAAGGAGGAGGGTCCAGGGACGGAGATGTCATACGTCTCTTCCTCACCATCGGGCGCTCGGCCGACCAAGCGGGTCCAGGCGAGGGGCGCTATCGCCAGGTCGTGCAGGCGCTGGTCGCCCAGGCGCTCGGCCACGTCGAGCAACGTATCCCGTCGGATCCCCTTTTTCGCAGCATCAGCAAAGACGAGCCGGTACGCCAGCCCGAGCGCCCGGCAGCCAGCCTTCAGGGACCCGAACCGAGCGCCGATTCCCTTGCGCAGAGGTTCCAAGGCCAGCGTGGCGGGCACGATGTCCAACGTCCCCCGGGCGAGGTAGGGCGGCAGCGCCGCGGAGGCCTCGGCCAGGCGCCAGAGGGCTTCCCGCCTCGCCCCCACCATGTGGAGGCCAACGCGCTTCCGCAACTCCTGGAAAGCGGTTCGCCCACCCAGGAGGTGCACCGTGTAGCCGGGGCGGAGCGTCCCCCGGTAGCGGAAGTATTTCATTCGGATCGTCGAGGTGAACCCCAGCTTCATGAGCAGCCGCTGGAAGTCCCGCGCTAGCCGTTCGGAGGAGGTCGCATAGAAAACGCTTCGCGTCGGCGGGTGGATACAACCATCTCCCTGAAGCATTTTCGCCACAAGGACGCTAATGGCCGCCTCATCCCAGGCATCCACCAGGGCCGGAATGAATTTCTCGAGCGCGCCCTTCCCCTGGAGCCCGCATTCCTCGAAGAGGAACCGGACCGCCGCCGACGGCCGGGAAATATCTCGCCGCTTTGGAAACAGGGATGCGCCAAGCCGTTTCGGGCGGTGGTCGTCAAGGCGGGGGACGGTGTTCTCGAAGGCCGACAGGACCGCGGCCATGTCCGCGAGCTCGGCGTCGTCGCTCGAGTAGAGGTAGAAATGCCTGCCGTAGTTGAGGGCCCCTTCGCTCAGCGCGTAGCCTAGGAGCGCGGGAAAGTGGCCCGGCACGCAGCTTGCCCCGCAGGGGAGCTGCCGGACCACGGCGACGAAATCCTGTGGCGTGACCTCTTCGGCATTGACCCATCCCCGCTGCGTCAAAAGTGGATGGTCTGGGGTGCAGCGCAAGCTCATCCCGTTGGCGAAGGTGAGGCGGCGGACGGCGCGTTGCCCGCTAGGCCGCACTCCCTCCGTTCGGGCCGGCCCATCCTTGGTCAGGACCGTCTCCCCCGCCCCCACGGCCGTCATCGGCTTGCGGGTCCCGTCCGCCATCTCGACGAGGCTGTCCGCGGTCAAGCACTTGTTGAACCCGTACCCTGCGAACTGAGCCATGAGGTCAAAGATCTTCTCGGCAGTCCGCG encodes:
- a CDS encoding acetyl-CoA carboxylase carboxyltransferase subunit alpha — protein: MFALDFERPILELEAKLRELQEMSTGEKVDFSDEIRKLEKKIAKLQTDTLAKLTPWQRCQIARHPNRPFTMDYIKAFITDFVEIHGDRAFADDKAVIAGLGRLNGIAVVIIGQQKGRDTKEKIMRNFAMANPEGYRKALRAMKLAEKFGKPVISFVDTPGAYPGLGAEERGQAEAIARNLREMAELRAPIVVAVTGEGGSGGALGISVGDSLLMLEYAIYSVISPEGCASILWRDPAKAPDAAEALGLTAQILKRLEIIDEIVPEPIGGAHRNPAEMVETLREVLTREVQRLRQIPIDDLLEQRYRKFRRMGVFEEAERAGT
- the dnaE gene encoding DNA polymerase III subunit alpha, with the translated sequence APFVHLHVHSQYSLLDGACHLERLVRKAAQEFRMPALALTDHGNLFGAIDFYTQAQKEGLKPIVGCELYVAPGTRFEKTNVDGSYEGANHLTVLVKDQAGYKNLIKLVTAGFLEGFYYKPRVDRELLQQHAKGLLVLSGCLNGEVCRFLMEGQEAKAKETAAWYRDVFGPENYFMELQWHGIPEQKTVNEGVIRIARSLGVPLVATNDVHYLSETDFRAHEILLCIQTGKTTHDKDRMRFSVNEFYLKSPEQMAEIFRDYPEALKNTVSVAERCNLELEFGKIHLPHYQAPAGQTLDSYLEDMAWKGLRARFPEAAPQQEERLKAELGVIQRMGYAGYFLIVWDFIRFAKERGISVGPGRGSAAGSLVAYALGITNIDPLRYGLLFERFLNPERVSMPDMDIDFSYERRDEVINYVTEKYGKDNVAQIITFGTLGAKAVIRDVARALGLPYSEADKLAKMVPTTLNITLDDALAQSPALAEAVRTRPEVAELWQVARALEGLTRHASTHAAGVVISRDPLTEHVPLYRGGKGEITTQYAMGAIEKIGLLKMDFLGLRTLTVISNTLELVRQGYGTTVDIEAIPPDDEKTFRLLEEARTNGVFQLESTGMRDLLRRLRPGRLEDVIALVALYRPGPMVMIDDFIARRHGRVKVTYDHPALEEILKDTYGVMVYQEQVMRIAGDLAGFSMGEADILRRAMGKKDPELMEKARKKFLDGARTKNIPARTAEKIFDLMAQFAGYGFNKCLTADSLVEMADGTRKPMTAVGAGETVLTKDGPARTEGVRPSGQRAVRRLTFANGMSLRCTPDHPLLTQRGWVNAEEVTPQDFVAVVRQLPCGASCVPGHFPALLGYALSEGALNYGRHFYLYSSDDAELADMAAVLSAFENTVPRLDDHRPKRLGASLFPKRRDISRPSAAVRFLFEECGLQGKGALEKFIPALVDAWDEAAISVLVAKMLQGDGCIHPPTRSVFYATSSERLARDFQRLLMKLGFTSTIRMKYFRYRGTLRPGYTVHLLGGRTAFQELRKRVGLHMVGARREALWRLAEASAALPPYLARGTLDIVPATLALEPLRKGIGARFGSLKAGCRALGLAYRLVFADAAKKGIRRDTLLDVAERLGDQRLHDLAIAPLAWTRLVGRAPDGEEETYDISVPGPSSFIANGVVVHNSHAAAYAVVAYETAYLKAHYPVEFMAALLTSEMADTDKIVKYIEECRAMGITVLPPDVNESDSGFKVVGDKIRFGLVAVKNVGDLAIHSILESRKAKGKFTSLYDFCQRVDLRLVNKRVLESLIKCGAFDSLGARRPQLMATVDAAMEAASSAQRDRAQGQVSLLEVFEAAGAPAVAAPGLPEVPEWSRAELLAAERETLGFYITGHPLAEYDAVTRRLNAIRIDALPGLKDKQTVRVCGIVSAVKEISTKNGDRMAFVTVEDQTGSVETVAFPDLYRAKMLHLVKDAAVLVTGQVDITEDAAKLLLSDVEPLDKFRGKAPQAVRLTVGGPAATPDALRRLRELVAQHPGSAPLTLALEVPGGPALLEADPGCGVAAGDAFVAAAEALLGRGSVLLLY